A stretch of Bordetella genomosp. 13 DNA encodes these proteins:
- a CDS encoding ABC transporter permease, with the protein MHARLNLLFTRAADSDLWHSFKRSPGAMVSALVTLIIVAGAVLAPVIAPHNPFDLASLSIMDANTPPSWSPEGNADFLLGTDDQGRDVLSAILYGARVSLTVGVCSVLFSMVLGVSLGLISGYAGGRVDSIIMRIADVQLSFPAILIALLIDGVARGLLPRDLHDQLAMYVLIFAIGISGWVQYARTVRGSTLVERNKEYVQAARLIGIGPITILRRHILPNVLGPVLVIATIHLAVAIITEATLSFLGVGVPPTAPSLGTLIRIGNSYLFSGMWWISIFPGIALVALVLSVNLLGDWLRDALNPKLR; encoded by the coding sequence ATGCATGCCCGCCTGAACCTGCTGTTCACCCGCGCCGCCGACAGCGATCTGTGGCACAGCTTCAAACGCTCGCCCGGGGCCATGGTGTCGGCTCTCGTCACCCTGATCATCGTGGCGGGCGCCGTGCTGGCCCCGGTGATCGCGCCGCACAATCCCTTCGACCTGGCCTCGCTCAGCATCATGGACGCCAACACGCCGCCATCCTGGAGTCCGGAAGGCAACGCCGACTTCCTGCTGGGCACCGACGACCAGGGACGCGACGTACTGTCGGCCATCCTGTACGGCGCGCGCGTGTCGCTCACCGTGGGCGTCTGCTCGGTGCTGTTCTCGATGGTGCTGGGCGTGTCGCTGGGGCTGATCAGCGGTTACGCGGGCGGCCGCGTGGACAGCATCATCATGCGCATCGCCGACGTGCAGCTGTCGTTTCCGGCCATCCTGATCGCGCTGCTGATCGACGGCGTGGCGCGCGGCCTGCTACCGCGCGACCTGCACGACCAGCTGGCCATGTACGTGCTGATCTTCGCCATCGGCATCTCGGGATGGGTGCAGTACGCGCGCACGGTGCGCGGCTCTACGCTGGTGGAGCGCAACAAGGAATACGTGCAGGCCGCCAGGCTGATCGGCATCGGGCCCATCACCATCCTGCGCCGCCACATCCTGCCCAATGTGCTGGGCCCCGTGCTGGTCATCGCCACCATCCACCTGGCCGTGGCCATCATCACCGAAGCCACGCTGTCCTTCCTGGGCGTGGGCGTGCCGCCCACCGCGCCTTCGCTGGGCACCTTGATCCGCATCGGCAACAGCTACCTGTTCTCGGGCATGTGGTGGATCTC
- a CDS encoding ABC transporter permease yields MLSFIARRLLQSLIVMLVVALIAFSMFRYVGDPVAGMVGQDTTEAQRAQLRADLGLNDPFPVQFARFVGDALKGDFGVSYRQRRPVSSLIEERLPATLELSFVSALMALAFGIPMGIYTALRRRGVVAKSFMALSLAGISLPTFLIGILLILVFGVQLRWLPSFGRGEVISLGGWSTGLLTPSGLAALIMPAITLALFQMTLIMRLVRAEMLEVLRTDFIKFARARGLPERLINFRHALKNTMVPVITITGLQLGSIIAFSIITETVFQWPGMGLLFIQAISAVDIPVMAAYLVLIAFFFVVINLVVDLLYFAVDPRLRVQSR; encoded by the coding sequence ATGCTTTCCTTCATCGCGCGACGACTTTTGCAGTCGCTGATCGTCATGCTGGTGGTCGCGCTGATCGCCTTCTCGATGTTCCGCTACGTGGGCGACCCCGTCGCCGGCATGGTGGGACAGGACACCACCGAAGCGCAGCGCGCGCAGCTCCGCGCCGACCTGGGCCTGAACGACCCGTTCCCGGTGCAGTTCGCGCGTTTCGTCGGTGATGCGCTGAAGGGCGACTTTGGCGTGTCGTACCGGCAACGGCGACCGGTGAGCAGCCTGATCGAAGAACGCCTGCCCGCCACGCTCGAGCTGTCCTTCGTGTCCGCGCTGATGGCGCTGGCCTTCGGCATTCCCATGGGCATCTACACCGCGCTGCGCCGCCGCGGCGTGGTGGCCAAGAGCTTCATGGCGCTGTCGCTGGCGGGCATCTCGCTGCCCACCTTCCTCATCGGCATCCTGCTCATCCTGGTGTTCGGCGTGCAGCTGCGCTGGCTGCCCAGCTTCGGCCGCGGCGAGGTCATTTCGCTGGGCGGCTGGAGCACCGGCCTGCTCACGCCGTCAGGGCTGGCCGCGCTGATCATGCCGGCCATCACGCTGGCGCTGTTCCAGATGACGCTGATCATGCGCCTGGTGCGTGCCGAGATGCTCGAGGTGCTGCGCACCGACTTCATCAAGTTCGCCCGCGCGCGGGGCCTGCCCGAGCGGCTCATCAATTTCCGTCATGCGCTGAAGAACACCATGGTGCCCGTCATCACCATCACGGGCCTGCAGCTGGGCTCCATCATTGCCTTCTCCATCATCACCGAGACGGTGTTCCAGTGGCCGGGCATGGGTTTGCTGTTCATCCAGGCCATCAGCGCCGTCGACATCCCCGTGATGGCCGCCTATCTGGTGCTGATCGCATTCTTCTTCGTCGTGATCAACCTCGTCGTAGACCTGCTGTACTTTGCCGTCGACCCGCGACTGCGCGTGCAAAGCAGATAA